Proteins encoded by one window of Chryseobacterium sp. POL2:
- a CDS encoding helix-turn-helix domain-containing protein encodes MEERSNYVKRTQRDYSMSFKLNVVKEIESGELSTTVACRKYGIQARSTVVSWLRKFGTFDWENQSPSNMPKSPEQKIMELEAQVKLLQKQKTFLEKQAYVADKKAIIFDMMINLAEEEYQIDIRKNSPPELSTLSERNKKKP; translated from the coding sequence ATGGAAGAAAGAAGCAATTATGTAAAACGTACTCAGCGCGATTACAGTATGTCTTTTAAGTTGAACGTTGTAAAAGAAATCGAGTCTGGAGAACTCTCTACCACTGTTGCTTGCCGAAAATATGGCATCCAAGCCCGAAGCACAGTTGTGAGTTGGCTCAGAAAATTTGGTACCTTTGACTGGGAGAACCAATCCCCATCGAATATGCCAAAGTCACCAGAACAAAAGATCATGGAGCTTGAAGCCCAAGTAAAGCTTTTGCAAAAGCAGAAGACCTTTCTTGAGAAACAGGCTTATGTGGCTGATAAAAAAGCCATTATTTTCGATATGATGATTAACCTTGCCGAAGAGGAATATCAAATTGATATACGAAAAAACTCACCACCCGAACTATCGACTCTTTCCGAAAGGAACAAAAAGAAACCATAA
- a CDS encoding FKBP-type peptidyl-prolyl cis-trans isomerase has product MKRQTIALFCIALLSVSCNKESNKQDGTKYKDDQKASYYIGLSIAQNMKQEGFKVDADLLAKAIKEEMDGKEKTLPAEEMDAFMMSFMQKQNEKKQSAALANADGNKKKGIDFLTKNKTNPNVKTTASGLQYEVLQEGDGKTKPKASDVVQVKYTGKLLDGTVFDSTDKNGGAPADINLGAVIKGWTEGIQLMSKGAKYRFYIPAELAYGDQGAGDAIPGGSTIIFDVELMGIK; this is encoded by the coding sequence ATGAAAAGACAGACTATCGCATTATTTTGCATAGCATTATTGAGTGTTTCTTGTAATAAAGAAAGTAATAAGCAAGACGGCACTAAATATAAAGATGACCAAAAAGCTTCTTATTATATAGGTTTGAGTATTGCGCAAAACATGAAGCAGGAGGGTTTTAAAGTAGATGCAGACCTTTTAGCCAAAGCAATTAAAGAAGAAATGGATGGTAAAGAGAAGACTTTGCCAGCTGAAGAAATGGATGCTTTTATGATGAGCTTTATGCAGAAGCAAAACGAGAAAAAACAGTCTGCTGCATTGGCGAATGCAGATGGAAATAAGAAAAAAGGAATTGATTTTCTTACAAAGAATAAAACAAATCCTAACGTGAAAACTACAGCTTCTGGTTTGCAATATGAAGTTTTGCAGGAAGGCGATGGTAAAACAAAACCTAAAGCATCGGATGTTGTACAAGTAAAATATACTGGAAAACTTTTAGATGGAACGGTTTTCGATTCTACGGATAAAAACGGAGGTGCACCTGCGGATATTAATTTAGGAGCCGTCATTAAAGGTTGGACAGAAGGTATTCAATTGATGAGTAAAGGGGCTAAATACAGATTTTATATTCCTGCAGAATTGGCATATGGCGATCAAGGCGCTGGAGATGCAATTCCGGGCGGTTCTACCATTATTTTTGATGTAGAATTGATGGGAATTAAATAA
- a CDS encoding phosphatase PAP2 family protein, translating into MKKAVFFISFCHCLLSNAQVKDSINNSNFSTKKFDNSSKNFFENPWVKRSIAPTILFVASAATWDQRENIREYRNRYLPNFKVPYDDYLQYAPAATVYGLKLAGVKGRNNIGRATISYATSLAIMGVLVNAIKYTAKVERPDGSKNNSFPSGHTAMAFTNATFLHKEYGLANPAYSIAGYSAAASTGLGRSLNNRHWLPDILTGAGIGILSSELAYFFINKIYKNEGDNIGILNRIEGNDNPSFLALKSGASISTTKFLKQSGLSQSKTIGFEAGLEGAYFFNKHWGVGGEMSFNTFPVRAVSLPTDDPDIQNLSLTTESIGLLNFSVGPYFAYDINKDVQLKLKANAGYSKAATGKIYAEFNDMDETPEKQNLHLASYIPSNAFRFGTGIDLTYKFNSQIGLTGYADFYRTSSKITYEFEEPVLDEIELANELNNSSSRENISYVSLGLKLTAYF; encoded by the coding sequence ATGAAAAAAGCAGTATTCTTTATTAGCTTTTGTCATTGTTTGCTATCGAACGCGCAAGTTAAAGACAGCATCAACAATTCTAATTTTTCAACAAAAAAATTTGATAATTCTTCTAAGAATTTTTTCGAAAACCCTTGGGTAAAACGTTCTATAGCCCCAACAATTTTATTTGTAGCCTCAGCTGCAACTTGGGATCAGCGAGAAAACATCCGCGAATACAGGAACCGCTATCTTCCCAATTTTAAAGTGCCTTATGATGATTATTTACAATACGCTCCTGCCGCAACAGTATATGGATTAAAACTTGCGGGCGTAAAAGGACGCAACAACATCGGTAGAGCTACAATTTCATACGCGACAAGTTTAGCCATTATGGGTGTTTTGGTGAATGCTATAAAATACACCGCGAAAGTAGAGCGTCCCGATGGTTCTAAAAACAACTCTTTCCCATCCGGACACACGGCTATGGCATTCACTAATGCAACTTTTCTACATAAAGAGTATGGACTGGCGAATCCCGCATACAGCATTGCTGGTTACAGCGCGGCAGCTTCAACAGGATTGGGCAGAAGCCTCAACAACCGCCATTGGCTTCCAGACATTCTCACTGGTGCAGGAATCGGAATTTTATCCTCGGAGCTAGCCTATTTTTTCATTAATAAAATTTATAAAAACGAAGGCGACAATATCGGTATCCTAAATCGTATTGAAGGCAATGACAATCCTTCATTTTTGGCTCTTAAATCGGGAGCGTCCATTTCTACCACAAAATTTTTAAAACAATCTGGCCTTAGTCAATCCAAGACAATTGGTTTTGAAGCCGGACTAGAAGGCGCTTATTTTTTTAATAAACATTGGGGTGTGGGTGGCGAAATGTCCTTCAACACATTTCCAGTACGCGCTGTAAGCCTTCCGACTGACGATCCTGACATACAAAACCTAAGCTTGACTACAGAGTCAATTGGTCTACTAAATTTTTCGGTTGGACCTTATTTCGCTTACGATATCAACAAGGATGTTCAGTTAAAACTAAAAGCCAACGCTGGTTATTCTAAAGCGGCAACTGGAAAAATCTATGCAGAGTTCAACGATATGGACGAAACGCCTGAAAAACAAAACCTCCATTTAGCAAGTTATATTCCCTCTAATGCATTTAGATTTGGGACTGGCATAGATTTGACCTATAAATTTAATTCTCAAATTGGTTTAACTGGCTATGCCGATTTTTATAGAACTTCCTCCAAAATCACTTATGAATTTGAAGAACCTGTTCTTGATGAAATTGAATTAGCGAATGAACTGAACAATTCTTCGTCAAGAGAAAATATTTCGTATGTAAGTTTGGGTTTAAAACTTACTGCATATTTTTAA
- a CDS encoding AAA family ATPase: MNILDLLIVDREPIDWDDVILNDDNKKEIEQLMKEFRYIDVLKQYNLPVNNKILLYGHSGCGKTMTAKAIATKLNKPLFILDLSTFVSARIGETAKNIKMVFDKAERERAVLFLDEFDYVGKMRGNDDNDVGEMRRLVNALIQMIDQFPEKAILVAATNHVEVLDIALFRRFQVRIEYDMPTDEVLDQYYDLLIARFPQSLQQISRKYNISFAEAKDYTFTSIKSKLIADLEDEILQ; encoded by the coding sequence ATGAACATTTTAGATCTTTTAATTGTTGACCGAGAACCTATTGATTGGGACGATGTTATTTTGAACGATGACAACAAAAAAGAAATCGAACAATTGATGAAAGAGTTTCGATACATCGATGTTCTTAAACAATACAATCTGCCTGTCAATAACAAAATTTTGCTTTATGGGCATTCTGGTTGTGGGAAGACGATGACTGCGAAAGCAATTGCCACAAAACTTAATAAGCCGCTTTTTATTTTAGATCTCAGTACTTTTGTATCGGCAAGAATTGGCGAAACCGCGAAAAATATTAAAATGGTTTTTGACAAAGCTGAGCGAGAACGCGCTGTTTTATTTTTGGATGAGTTCGATTATGTCGGGAAAATGCGTGGTAACGATGATAACGATGTTGGCGAAATGCGTCGCCTCGTTAATGCGCTTATCCAGATGATCGATCAATTCCCAGAAAAGGCGATTCTTGTGGCAGCGACCAATCATGTTGAGGTTTTGGATATCGCTTTGTTCAGAAGGTTTCAAGTGAGAATCGAGTATGACATGCCGACTGATGAGGTTTTGGATCAATATTACGATTTGCTTATCGCGCGTTTTCCACAAAGCTTGCAACAGATTTCCAGGAAATACAACATCTCTTTTGCAGAAGCCAAAGATTATACTTTTACGTCGATAAAATCAAAGCTTATCGCAGATTTGGAAGATGAGATTTTGCAATAA